Part of the Paenibacillus guangzhouensis genome is shown below.
CGAAGCCGTCCAACTTGTATCGAATAACTGATGTATGATGTAAGAGGTTACCTCATCAAATGGTGTAAACTCTTTCGCCAAGAAATCTTGGATTAATCCAATCATGATAGAAATAAATACTACAAATATAACAAAGACAGATAGTACAAAAAATCGAACCTTACCCATGGATTGAAATCGCCGTACCCCTATTGACAAACTATTGATAAGTCGATCAACAATGTACTGCTTATTTTTCCGGTAAATATAAATGACAACAAAGATTACTGCTGCGATGATTCCGCCTATAATCAAATATCGATTTATGGTGTGATGGTATTGTTCCCATTTAGGACCTAATACTTTACCTAGCGAAATAAAAACACTGACCCAGAAGAAAGCACCAATATAAGCGAAAATGGCATATTTTCGATATGGAATACGAGTAATTCCTGAGAAGTAGCCTGTGATGTGGCGCACACCCGGAATAAAATAAGCGATGATCAATACCTTATTTCCGTATTTTTGAAACCAAAATGACACCTTGCTAAGTTTATCGGGTCCCATGTGAATCCGGGTTCCATACTTTTCAAAAAAAGGAGTTCCTAATCGATAACCGATCCAATAAGAGATTGTCATGCCAACAGCAGCTCCAGCCCCAGCTGTTACGATGGAGAGAATCCAACTTAGCTTGCCTTGAAAAACAAGCAGCCCGGCATAACTCATTAATACCTCACCAGGAAGAGGCAATGCAAGCATCTCGAGTAGTAAAGCTATAAAAAGAACTCCATATCCATAATGCTCTAACCCATATGTTAAAAAGCTCAATTTCCATGCCCCCTCCTTGTCTATTTTAAACGTTGAAATAAAAAATAAACCTATATTCAAGGCGGGCCTGTCGTTTATTATCGTGTTTGTGAATCCTGAATAAGTTCAGCGAAAATCTCCATAATAGGGAAGTAAAATCCCAATTGCGAATGGAGGATCCGATATGCTCGATAATCTCGAGAGCAATTATAATTGTGCGAATGCAGGCGATGACCTGCATCAGCTCAAACAAGAGCTCGCAGATCTTCGTGGACGGGGTGCGGAAGATGCAGCGTCGCAGGAAATGATCAATCGACTTGAGAATCAAATTTCTTTCATCATGAACAAATGCGACATTAATCATTGATTGCATACGCGTTCAAACAACAAAAGCACCATCCTTACCGCAAACGGTAGGGATGGTGCTTTTGCAATGTAACGGTTCAACAAACGCCATACTAATGTTCTTCCTGATTATTCTCTTGTCTACCCGCATAGTAAGGCTCTCCCGGATCAATGTCGATGACGACGCGGTGCGGTATAGCCAGCGCATATTGATGCTCGCAGCGCCAACGCATATCTTCAGTAAATCCGATCGTC
Proteins encoded:
- a CDS encoding bifunctional DedA family/phosphatase PAP2 family protein; protein product: MNIGLFFISTFKIDKEGAWKLSFLTYGLEHYGYGVLFIALLLEMLALPLPGEVLMSYAGLLVFQGKLSWILSIVTAGAGAAVGMTISYWIGYRLGTPFFEKYGTRIHMGPDKLSKVSFWFQKYGNKVLIIAYFIPGVRHITGYFSGITRIPYRKYAIFAYIGAFFWVSVFISLGKVLGPKWEQYHHTINRYLIIGGIIAAVIFVVIYIYRKNKQYIVDRLINSLSIGVRRFQSMGKVRFFVLSVFVIFVVFISIMIGLIQDFLAKEFTPFDEVTSYIIHQLFDTSWTASMNRFALLGSYFVYVPLIILTSVWIIFKGKDRILELSVFAFVIIGGEILDEGLRMLFHRTGPEPVGFQFPYTFPSEQTLISLTVCGFSAFLWVRHYGNAKIRIIATLFVIILCLLVGISRIFFNVQYPSDVVAGYVFGGAWVSLNVILLEILRVMRNKEFIALSRR
- a CDS encoding DUF2524 domain-containing protein, with the translated sequence MLDNLESNYNCANAGDDLHQLKQELADLRGRGAEDAASQEMINRLENQISFIMNKCDINH